Proteins found in one Salmo salar chromosome ssa26, Ssal_v3.1, whole genome shotgun sequence genomic segment:
- the LOC106587082 gene encoding uncharacterized protein: protein MDVDIKPEEDEVEISPAVILSDSFDASYSYAENLYDTTKQSLICALLEDRKSSDTEIKINSTTVGVPAVNVGGKGVVHVHTEQDSPRTSVGNLIKEEPCFYISPNDFQIGKVCTFSQSQHLVAESVSLGGQINPTAQIFSSFQIQPLNNDQVLTDYVNLPSQSIAKPFPIISPAIASDSNLTPVLQSCHMRTHRPILPAYCKPFNFTSAQEEDYDVKIKKRGKKMVKAQKGRKDGDMWRHRVNYSKHISPRSSAGKKLKDPYSNCKKIGLDFNVGSGSNQKLDLQLLTKGVMVEVSDFAKEVNRAQQHVVCDILEYNFDLGLQKHQRYDFATRTMHKLRELMRKRKTVLGKPELVMEVFTLPDPNTIKGSKYALSTAKNYDRVSENLETAGTFLMDKSHLDIVSRLTHHVKTDNLLTEKDVTQCAGGTAYSLARDQNWHLMASTTSKTMKDPYPLCKKIGLELDVKSNFGAKEKLNLDLLTKGIMIELGNFAKDVCGTYKQIVIDVLEHNFDLDLPIEKTKLSTYIITKLRRVVKKMTCMAHRRKPPYLKETFSLGVGTRKKPAVISSKMQVINSIDSNVWKYQGLKKVTERRRLDLRRKKGERATCKVREMKAEKFHRGRQVGLVPQSVKKQTISNETELTLSAGKMKVPVSKIKKANVMPFAEKVVKNCYPLCKEVGVELDVKSKPLSKTKLDSQLLTNGVMYEVHKFAKNTKKAYMYTVYDILEYNFDLDLQNQKRCQFAVHISSKLKRMAKRKYVTNEDFSKEVFIIPLVTRQYKKKEATPPARLSKRQLDLKRIQEANHTEEKRNCQEMVSKTGLKNLVPDARTVGSLHDEEIISIETAETVKLGQDNGPTDFCLKESDVHSGVTEQTPCPENYQVDICWKMINEIVTSSEMQQMRWIFVPFSNCFGVGTGSEKKFQQILAEYRSDILPLVVEKHCGFSSTEKTMMCLVSQLFCGLHLIDGLAHQAKTTLLLWENMILGDKEVGVHSSPNIETTELESGTVRLVSSVSDAVQELGWAEDGQLVPFESFLTSKKEFDEVPLSLSIGHRIDGLFHNSAGVCSIHDDLVEFTSTYGAESSLLAAVVADLEVQQFKAGCRALGLVSKLIIDPLWRALTLKGNVLEMEERYQTLVTKLKEWQEDGRDLVKGNACLFDDIEVPKNLVFDRLTMWTDTDFFELTVQIVELILASFLKVCSMMLPVEPELLSKKNDRFRKDLAILDQLQKAKSNAVSIAIEGMDMCKKNHTWEWLSFLDESKMVSMRKTFQTV from the coding sequence ATGGATGTAGATATAAAGCCGGAGGAGGATGAGGTGGAGATATCCCCAGCTGTCATTTTGTCTGACTCTTTTGATGCAAGTTATTCATATGCTGAAAATTTGTATGACACAACAAAACAAAGCCTTATTTGTGCTCTGTTAGAAGATAGAAAATCAAGTGATACGGAGATTAAAATTAATTCAACAACAGTTGGTGTTCCAGCTGTAAATGTGGGTGGTAAAGGTGTTGTTCATGTTCACACAGAACAGGATAGCCCACGCACCTCTGTAGGGAATTTAATCAAAGAGGAGCCATGTTTTTACATATCTCCCAATGATTTTCAGATTGGAAAAGTATGTACCTTTTCTCAGTCGCAGCATCTAGTTGCAGAAAGTGTTTCTTTGGGAGGACAAATCAACCCAACTGCACAGATATTTAGCAGCTTTCAAATACAGCCCCTAAACAATGATCAAGTGCTGACTGATTATGTTAATCTTCCAAGCCAAAGTATTGCCAAACCGTTTCCGATAATTTCACCTGCAATAGCAAGTGACAGTAATTTAACTCCAGTGCTGCAATCATGTCATATGAGGACTCACAGGCCTATTCTTCCAGCCTATTGTAAACCATTTAATTTTACCTCTGCTCAAGAGGAAGACTACGacgttaaaataaaaaaaagagggAAGAAAATGGTCAAGGCACAAAAAGGGAGAAAAGATGGAGATATGTGGCGACATCGTGTTAATTACTCAAAACATATTTCACCAAGGTCGTCAGCTGGGAAAAAGTTGAAGGATCCATACTCCAACTGCAAGAAAATTGGCTTGGATTTCAATGTTGGGTCTGGATCCAATCAGAAACTAGATTTGCAGTTGCTGACTAAAGGTGTGATGGTTGAGGTTTCTGATTTTGCTAAAGAAGTTAATAGAGCTCAGCAGCATGTTGTCTGTGACATTCTAGAGTACAACTTTGATCTTGGTTTGCAAAAGCATCAAAGGTATGATTTTGCGACACGTACTATGCACAAATTAAGAGAATTGATGAGAAAACGAAAAACTGTCCTAGGAAAACCTGAATTGGTAATGGAGGTGTTTACCCTTCCTGATCCCAACACGATAAAAGGATCGAAATATGCCCTTTCAACTGCAAAGAATTATGACCGTGTGTCAGAAAATCTTGAAACTGCTGGCACATTTTTAATGGACAAATCTCATCTGGACATCGTATCCAGACTTACTCACCATGTCAAGACAGACAACCTGTTAACTGAGAAAGATGTAACGCAGTGTGCTGGTGGAACGGCGTACAGCCTTGCAAGGGACCAAAACTGGCATCTAATGGCTTCTACAACGTCAAAAACAATGAAGGACCCTTATCCCCTCTGTAAGAAAATAGGATTAGAACTTGATGTGAAATCCAATTTTGGGGCAAAAGAGAAACTTAATTTGGATTTATTGACCAAAGGTATAATGATTGAACTTGGTAATTTTGCCAAAGATGTTTGTGGAACTTACAAGCAAATTGTCATTGATGTCCTAGAGCACAATTTTGATCTTGATTTGCCTATTGAGAAAACCAAGCTGTCTACCTATATTATTACAAAGTTGAGACGAGTTGTTAAGAAAATGACATGCATGGCACATAGAAGGAAACCTCCATATTTAAAGGAAACATTCTCACTGGGGGTTGGCACAAGAAAGAAACCTGCAGTGATTTCCAGTAAAATGCAGGTCATTaactcaattgactcaaatgtgtgGAAATATCAAGGACTGAAAAAAGTTACAGAAAGAAGACGATTAGATTTGAGAAGGAAAAAGGGAGAAAGAGCCACTTGCAAAGTAAGAGAAATGAAGGCAGAGAAATTTCATAGAGGTAGACAAGTAGGCCTAGTTCCTCAGTCTGTGAAGAAACAGACCATTTCCAACGAGACTGAACTCACATTGTCAGCCGGAAAAATGAAGGTCCCGGTCAGCAAAATTAAAAAGGCAAATGTGATGCCCTTTGCAGAGAAAGTGGTGAAAAACTGCTACCCCTTGTGCAAAGAAGTAGGTGTGGAACTTGATGTGAAATCCAAACCACTATCCAAAACAAAACTTGACTCACAGTTACTGACTAATGGCGTAATGTATGAGGTTCATAAGTttgcaaaaaatacaaaaaaggcTTATATGTATACTGTCTATGATATACTGGAATATAATTTTGATCTAGATTTGCAAAATCAGAAACGCTGTCAATTTGCCGTACATATTTCATCTAAACTGAAACGAATGGCTAAACGGAAATATGTCACAAATGAAGACTTTTCAAAAGAAGTGTTTATAATACCTCTTGTGACTAGACAATACAAGAAAAAAGAAGCTACTCCACCTGCAAGATTGTCAAAAAGACAATTGGATTTGAAAAGGATACAAGAGGCAAATCatacagaggagaagaggaactgTCAGGAGATGGTTAGCAAGACCGGTTTGAAAAATCTGGTCCCTGATGCAAGGACTGTAGGGTCTCTGCATGATGAAGAGATCATCTCTATCGAAACAGCTGAAACTGTCAAGCTTGGCCAAGATAATGGACCCACTGACTTCTGCTTAAAGGAGTCTGATGTTCACTCTGGGGTCACAGAGCAAACCCCATGCCCAGAGAACTACCAAGTTGACATTTGCTGGAAAATGATCAATGAAATTGTTACGAGTAGTGAAATGCAACAGATGAGATGGATTTTTGTACCTTTTTCAAACTGTTTTGGTGTTGGGACTGGTTCGGAAAAGAAATTTCAACAAATCCTTGCTGAATACAGATCAGACATCCTACCACTGGTAGTTGAGAAACATTGTGGCTTTAGTTCCACTGAAAAGACAATGATGTGCCTTGTAAGTCAGCTCTTCTGTGGCTTACATTTGATTGATGGCTTAGCTCACCAGGCAAAAACAACTCTTCTACTTTGGGAAAATATGATTTTAGGAGATAAAGAAGTAGGAGTCCATAGCTCCCCTAACATTGAGACAACAGAGTTGGAGTCTGGAACAGTGCGTTTGGTGAGTTCTGTGAGTGATGCTGTGCAAGAGCTTGGATGGGCAGAGGACGGTCAGCTTGTTCCGTTCGAAAGCTTTTTGACCAGCAAAAAAGAATTTGATGAAGTTCCTTTGTCTCTATCCATTGGACACAGAATTGATGGTCTGTTTCATAATTCTGCTGGAGTGTGTAGCATCCATGATGATTTGGTTGAGTTTACCAGTACGTACGGAGCTGAGAGTAGTTTGCTTGCTGCAGTTGTTGCTGATTTGGAGGTTCAACAGTTCAAGGCCGGATGCAGAGCTCTGGGTCTGGTTTCCAAGCTTATCATTGATCCTCTCTGGAGAGCCTTAACTTTGAAGGGAAACGTGTTGGAGATGGAAGAAAGATACCAAACCCTTGTTACCAAACTCAAGGAATGGCAGGAAGATGGGAGAGACCTTGTTAAAGGAAATGCATGCTTGTTTGATGACATTGAGGTACCCAAGAACCTTGTGTTTGACAGGCTTACCATGTGGACTGACACAGACTTttttgagttgactgttcagattGTTGAGTTGATCCTAGCCAGTTTTCTGAAGGTATGTTCTATGATGCTTCCAGTCGAACCAGAGCTCCTGTCAAAGAAAAATGATCGATTCAGGAAGGATTTGGCAATATTAGATCAATTGCAAAAAGCTAAGTCAAATGCAGTCAGTATTGCCATTGAAGGCATGGACATGTGCAAGAAGAATCACACTTGGGAATGGCTGTCCTTTTTGGATGAATCAAAAATGGTGTCAATGAGGAAAACATTCCAGACAGTGTAG